The proteins below come from a single Ptychodera flava strain L36383 chromosome 6, AS_Pfla_20210202, whole genome shotgun sequence genomic window:
- the LOC139134383 gene encoding lactadherin-like: MAIILPLCSYILVEYLPDECSLALLETRVSEESSFTASSQTDSNPASDGRLHLPGSAWCADTNDDAPWLQVDLGENRRITGVSTQGGGSSSDAWVTSYALQYSESGNYFNSYTEDGDIKIFDGNTDSVHPVQHTLASSIVARYVRILPRSKQGDTCLRFELFGCDNEPIDYCENNKCQNGAICVNQPFKLTYECNCPTGFIGEFCEEEQESVALSSS; encoded by the exons ATGGCAATCATATTACCCCTGTGCTCGTATATCCTGGTGGAGTACCTCCCGGATG AGTGCTCGCTAGCTCTTCTGGAGACTCGAGTGAGTGAAGAAAGCAGTTTCACAGCCAGTAGCCAGACAGACAGCAACCCTGCCTCAGACGGTCGGCTCCACTTGCCCGGCAGTGCGTGGTGCGCCGATACGAACGACGACGCACCGTGGCTGCAAGTCGACCTGGGCGAAAACAGGCGAATCACCGGCGTTTCTACACAGGGCGGTGGTAGTAGTAGCGATGCATGGGTCACCTCCTACGCGTTACAGTACAGTGAGAGCGGGAATTACTTTAACTCGTACACGGAGGACGGCGACATAAAG ATATTCGATGGAAACACAGATAGCGTACACCCAGTTCAACATACGCTGGCCTCAAGCATAGTCGCTCGTTACGTACGTATTTTACCGAGAAGTAAGCAGGGGGACACATGTCTGAGATTCGAGCTGTTTGGCTGTGATAACG AACCCATCGATTACTGTGAGAACAACAAGTGTCAGAATGGAGCAATATGCGTCAATCAGCCGTTCAAACTGACCTATGAGTGCAACTGTCCAACGGGATTCATCGGTGAATTTTGCGAAGAAG AGCAAGAGTCGGTAGCTTTGAGTAGCAGTTGA